The DNA sequence TGATTGTCGACGGAGATATGAGTACCAATGACACTCTCTTGATCCTGGCCAACGGGGAAGCAAAAAACCGAGAGATAACCCTCGGTACCCCAGGTTATAAGAAATTTGTCCTTTTTTTGCATGACCTGTTATTCTCTTTAGCCCAAAAAATTGCCAGCGATGGGGAGGGAGCAACAAAATTGGTCGTCATTGCCGTGGAGGGAGCCTGCACCGCATCCGAAGCCGAGCGGGTCGCCCGCGCTGTGGCCACCTCCGCCCTGGTCAAGACTGCATTCTTCGGAGAGGACGCGAACTGGGGAAGAATCCTCTGCGCCGCGGGTTACTCGGGCGCCCCTATTGACCCGAATAAAATCGATGTCTATTTCGACGACGTAGCCCTCGTCCGCCGCGGCCAAGGCAGGGGACCTGCAATGGAAGAACAAGCGACCGCGGTGATGAAAAAGAAAGAATACACGGTTCGTATCAACCTTAACCGGGGAAAGAAGAGGGTTTCCTTTTTTACAACGGATTTTTCTTTTGATTACGTTAAAATCAACGCTTCCTACCGAAGCTGAAATTGAATCCCCGAATCCTTGGCCCCTGTTCTATTGAGATTTCACTTGAAACAAAAGTTTAGAATGTTATAATAAAAAATTCAAAACACACGTTTTCCAATCGGCGCCAGGGTGTCCGCAGAGGGCGGATGGCAAGCCGGGATAAGGAAAGCGGAGGACTAACCCAGGAGGGAAATTGTATGTCGACTGTCACCATGAAACAGCTTTTGGAAGCGGGGGTCCATTTTGGCCACCAGACCAAACGATGGAACCCCAAGATGAAGGATTACATCTTTGGCTCGCGCAATGGGATTTATATCATTGATTTACAGAAGACGGTGCGGCTCTTCAAGGGGGCTTACAAATTTGTAGTCGATGCTGTGGCCTCAGGCGGCAATATCCTCTTTGTAGGGACAAAAAAACAGGCCCAGGATTCTATCGCCGAGGAAGCCCAACGCGCCAACATGTTTTTCGTAAATCAGCGCTGGCTCGGAGGTACCCTGACGAATTTCCGCACCATCAAGAAAAACGTGGAACGCATGAAAAAACTGCAGGCCATGAAAGAGGACGGTACCTTTGATGTCCTGCCCAAGAAGGAAGTTCTGCAATTGGAAAAAGAAAAGGCCAAAATGGAAAAAACTCTGGGAGGAATTAAGGATATGAGCCGGATCCCCCAGGGAATTTTCATTGTGGATCCGCGCAAGGAGCGAATCGCCGTTCATGAGGCCAGAAAGTTAGGTATCCCCATCGTGGCTATCGTGGACACCAATTGTGATCCCGATGAAATTGACTACATCATCCCCGGAAACGACGACGCGATCCGGGCCATTCGCCTCATCTCTTCCAAAATCGCCGATGCCTGTCTGGAAGGCAAGCAACTCTTGGAGGCCAAATTAGTCGCGCCCGAAGGTGCCCCCCCGGCGGGGGCTGAGGGCGCCACCTTAGGAAAACCGAAAGTGGCCGCCGAACCGGCCCCGGAAGAAGTCGAGGAAGAAAAACCAGAGAACGAAGACGAAGAAGAATAGGAGGAAACATTTCGTGGAAGTATCCGCCAGTATGGTTAAAGATCTACGCGAGAAGACCGGCGCTGGAATGATGGACTGTAAAAAAGCCCTGGCCGAAGCAGGAGGCAATTTTGAGAAAGCCGTGGACTATTTGCGGCAAAAGGGCCTGGCCACTGCCGCTAAAAGAGCGGGACGAATCGCCTCGGAGGGCCGCATCGGCTCCTACGTGCACGCGGGCGGGAAAATCGGCGTAATGGTGGAGGTCAACTGCGAAACGGACTTCGTAGCCAAAACGGAAGATTTCCAGATTTTCGCCAAGGATGTCGCCATGCACATTGCGGCCAGTAACCCACTTTACCTTCGCCGGGAAAATGTACCACCGGAAGCTTCAGAGCGCGAGCGGGAAATCTATCGGGTTCAGGCCCGGGAAGCAGGCAAGCCTGAAAAGATCGTTGAAAAAATTGTCGAAGGTAAATTGGAAAAATTCTATAGCGAGGTTTGCCTTTTAGAACAGCCTTTTGTCAAGGCCCCGGACCTTACCATCCAGGAGCTCCTTAACGGTTTAATTGGTAAGTTGGGAGAAAAACTGGAAATTCGTCGCTTCAGTCGCTTCCAAGTCGCCGAGGGGTTATCCCAAGAGTGAAAACTTCGCCCAAGCCTTTTTTTCGACGCATCCTGCTCAAGCTCAGCGGGGAGGCCTTAATGGGGGATCAGGAGTATGGAATCAGTCCAGCCGTGGTCCAGAAGATAGCCGTTGAGGTCAAGGAATTGAACCTGCTGGGCGTGCAAGTAGCCATTGTAATCGGCGGTGGGAATATCTATCGCGGCGTGGCTGCCAGTACTGCAGGGATGGACCGGGCATCGGCCGATCACATGGGTATGCTGGCCACCGTCATCAACAGTTTGGCTTTGCAGGATGCTTTAGAAAGGGCAGGCATCTTCACACGAGTAATGTCCGCCATCGAGATGCACCAGATCGCCGAACCTTACATCCGCCGCAGGGCAGTTCGCCACCTGGAAAAAGGAAGGGTCGTGATCTTCGCCGGAGGGACAGGGAATCCCTATTTTACCACCGACACCGCCGCCGCTTTGCGCGCCATGGAAGTGAAATCTCAGGTGATTCTCAAAGCCACCAAAGTGGATGGTGTCTATGATACCGATCCCCTGATTCATAAAACGGCCAAAAAGTTCAAAGAACTCTCCTATATCGAAGTCCTGAACCGGGGCCTCAAGATCATGGACGCCACGGCGATCTCTCTATGCATGGACAATCACCTTCCCATTATTGTATTCAACCTCACCCGCAAAGGAAATATTAAGCGGGTTGTTTTCGGCCAGAAAATCGGTACGGTCATTCGGGGGTAACGCATGTTTAAAAAAGAGGCTTTTATAGCGGAAGTGAAGTCGAAAATGGAAAAGTCTATTGAGGCCTTGCGCAAAGACTTGAGCCGCATACGTACGGGCCGGGCCTCCCTTACTCTACTTGACGGCGTCCGGGTCAATTATTACGGCGTTCCCACGCCTCTTTCTCAGGTCGCCTCCCTGTCAGTTCCTGAAAGCCGAACGATTTCCATCCAACCCTGGGACCCTAAAATTATCGGAGAAATTGAAAAAGCTATCCAAAAATCGGACCTGGGCCTTACTCCTCTCAGTGACGGAAAAATCGTGCGCATTAATATCCCCTCTCTCACCGAAGAACGACGCAAGGAACTGGTCAAAGTTGTAAAGCGCATGGAAGAGGAATGTAAAGTGGCCATGCGCAATATCCGCCGGGATGCCAACGAACAGCTAAAAACAGCGAAAAAAGACAAAAATCTCTCCGAAGACGACCAGTTTAAATATCAGGAAGAAATCCAGAAGCTCATGGATAAATCTATCGAGAAAGCCGAAGAGGTTGTCAAGGCTAAGGAAAAAGAGATCCTGGAAGTTTGAAAACCTACGCCCTTCCGCTCGCTCCCCCATTTTTTCTCTCAGGCCGGAGATCGTCGCCATGATCTGGAAATCTTCCCTTAGCACAGGAAATTTATGCATCGGTTAGTGAAGGAAAAACTCCCCCGCCATCTGGCGATCATCATGGATGGAAACGGCCGCTGGGCTGAGCAACGGTTATTAGACCGGGTGGCTGGCCACCGGCAGGGAGCCGAATCCGTGCGGACCGTCGTCCGAGCATGCCGGGAAATCGGCATTGCCTATCTGACCCTATTTGCTTTTTCAGCGGAAAACTGGAGCCGCCCCCAACCGGAGGTAGAAGCAATCATGACCCTTCTTAAGGATTACTTGGTCACGGAACTCCGGGAGATGTTGGATAACAACATCCGTCTTTTGGCCATCGGCGACCTCTCCCGCCTGCCCAAAGAAGTGGTCAGCGCCCTCAACGAAACGATGAAGCTGACGGCTGCGGCTACGGGAATGACGTTGACCTTGGCCTTGAGCTATGGCGGACGAGATGACATCATCCAGGCCATCCGCCGGATCACGGCCAATTCCCGGGACGGCAACCTGACCCCCGAAGACATCGACGAGGCGCTTTTTTCCAAATACCTTTGGACGGCCAGCCTTCCTGACCCTGATTTACTCATCCGCACCAGCGGAGAGGTTCGCATCAGCAACTTTTTCCTTTGGCAGCTCGCGTACACGGAAATCTATGTGACGCCCAACCTCTGGCCGGACTTCAAAAAGGAGGATCTAATCCAGGCTTTGTTAAGTTACCAGGATCGAGAACGTAGGTTTGGCCTGACCAGTGAACAGATCAAAATAGGGGATCGATGATGCATCTGAAGCGCTGGATCTCCGGCCTGATCATGGCTCCCTGCTTGATTCTATTCATCCTCTTCGCCCCCTCTTGGCTTTTTCTTTTGCTGATCCTTTTTCTGACCTTCTTGGGGCTGCAGGAATATTATGCCCTGGCCCTACCAGAACTTGGCCTTAGCAAAAAAATGGTGTCCATCTTTTTGGGCCTCCTCCTCCCGATTTCCCTTTACGCAAAAGATTCCAGATGTTTTCTTGCGGGAATGGCCATGATCCTTATGTTATTGTTCATCCTGGCCCTCTGGGAGCAAAAAGATTTTTCTCTCCGGGTCGATCAGGTGAGCAGGCATCTTCTTGGCCTTTTTTATGTACCCTTTCTCCTGGCTCACTTCATCCTGATGCATAAACTGGAGGAGGGTCGGTTATGGATCCTCTTCACCCTGGTCGTAGTTTATTGCGGTGATACGACAGCCTTTTATGTAGGCCGAACCTGGGGACGGAAAAAACTCGCGCCCGAGATCAGCCCGGGGAAAACGGTAGAGGGGGGCGCGGGAGTAGTCGGCGGGTCCATTGCCGGCGCATTGTTTTTCAAATTTTTTTTCTTTCCCCAGCTCCCGGTTCCCCATGCTTTGGCCTTGGCCGCAGGGGTGGGGATTATCGGGCAATTGGGAGACCTTTTTGAATCGTTGCTGAAACGGAGCGCCCAGGTCAAGGATTCCGGGTCTCTTATCCCCGGCCATGGCGGTCTCCTGGACCGCATTGACAGCGTGCTTTTCGCCGGTCCCTTGGTTTATTATTATGCTTGGGGGGCGGGGCTGGGATAATAAAAGGTATGAAGAAAATTGCCATCCTCGGTTCCACCGGCTCCGTCGGAGTCAACGCTCTCGATATCGTCGCCCAGCATCCGGATAAATTCCGGGTTGTGGCCCTGGCCGGGGGCGCCAATCTGAAAAAAATGGAAGAGCAAATTTTGCGCTTTCGCCCGGAACTGGTTGCTTTAATGGATCCAGAATCAGCCAGGCGCCTCCAAGACTCTTTGCTGGGGAAAACAACTCGCATTCTTGCGGGTATGGAAGGGCTGGTGGCCGTCGCCACCCACCCGGAGGCGGAGATGGTCCTCTCCGCCCTTGCCGGCAGTGTCGGT is a window from the Deltaproteobacteria bacterium genome containing:
- the frr gene encoding ribosome recycling factor, with the translated sequence MFKKEAFIAEVKSKMEKSIEALRKDLSRIRTGRASLTLLDGVRVNYYGVPTPLSQVASLSVPESRTISIQPWDPKIIGEIEKAIQKSDLGLTPLSDGKIVRINIPSLTEERRKELVKVVKRMEEECKVAMRNIRRDANEQLKTAKKDKNLSEDDQFKYQEEIQKLMDKSIEKAEEVVKAKEKEILEV
- the tsf gene encoding translation elongation factor Ts encodes the protein MEVSASMVKDLREKTGAGMMDCKKALAEAGGNFEKAVDYLRQKGLATAAKRAGRIASEGRIGSYVHAGGKIGVMVEVNCETDFVAKTEDFQIFAKDVAMHIAASNPLYLRRENVPPEASEREREIYRVQAREAGKPEKIVEKIVEGKLEKFYSEVCLLEQPFVKAPDLTIQELLNGLIGKLGEKLEIRRFSRFQVAEGLSQE
- a CDS encoding phosphatidate cytidylyltransferase, which produces MMHLKRWISGLIMAPCLILFILFAPSWLFLLLILFLTFLGLQEYYALALPELGLSKKMVSIFLGLLLPISLYAKDSRCFLAGMAMILMLLFILALWEQKDFSLRVDQVSRHLLGLFYVPFLLAHFILMHKLEEGRLWILFTLVVVYCGDTTAFYVGRTWGRKKLAPEISPGKTVEGGAGVVGGSIAGALFFKFFFFPQLPVPHALALAAGVGIIGQLGDLFESLLKRSAQVKDSGSLIPGHGGLLDRIDSVLFAGPLVYYYAWGAGLG
- a CDS encoding isoprenyl transferase, whose product is MHRLVKEKLPRHLAIIMDGNGRWAEQRLLDRVAGHRQGAESVRTVVRACREIGIAYLTLFAFSAENWSRPQPEVEAIMTLLKDYLVTELREMLDNNIRLLAIGDLSRLPKEVVSALNETMKLTAAATGMTLTLALSYGGRDDIIQAIRRITANSRDGNLTPEDIDEALFSKYLWTASLPDPDLLIRTSGEVRISNFFLWQLAYTEIYVTPNLWPDFKKEDLIQALLSYQDRERRFGLTSEQIKIGDR
- the pyrH gene encoding UMP kinase, producing MKTSPKPFFRRILLKLSGEALMGDQEYGISPAVVQKIAVEVKELNLLGVQVAIVIGGGNIYRGVAASTAGMDRASADHMGMLATVINSLALQDALERAGIFTRVMSAIEMHQIAEPYIRRRAVRHLEKGRVVIFAGGTGNPYFTTDTAAALRAMEVKSQVILKATKVDGVYDTDPLIHKTAKKFKELSYIEVLNRGLKIMDATAISLCMDNHLPIIVFNLTRKGNIKRVVFGQKIGTVIRG
- the rpsB gene encoding 30S ribosomal protein S2, whose translation is MSTVTMKQLLEAGVHFGHQTKRWNPKMKDYIFGSRNGIYIIDLQKTVRLFKGAYKFVVDAVASGGNILFVGTKKQAQDSIAEEAQRANMFFVNQRWLGGTLTNFRTIKKNVERMKKLQAMKEDGTFDVLPKKEVLQLEKEKAKMEKTLGGIKDMSRIPQGIFIVDPRKERIAVHEARKLGIPIVAIVDTNCDPDEIDYIIPGNDDAIRAIRLISSKIADACLEGKQLLEAKLVAPEGAPPAGAEGATLGKPKVAAEPAPEEVEEEKPENEDEEE